One Meleagris gallopavo isolate NT-WF06-2002-E0010 breed Aviagen turkey brand Nicholas breeding stock chromosome 11, Turkey_5.1, whole genome shotgun sequence genomic region harbors:
- the LRRC31 gene encoding leucine-rich repeat-containing protein 31, translating to MEKTGDTQSCQNKNEEDIPKSSPFDFVIKQFQGKKSSSGKRKEQPSAIQKFFSGFDFGKSEGKERQEIEETEINNCGADDQSEKENLSVEDESSQLISEAESPPGEQRFNQFMQKLGKKPNSKNLDLNNCALSAADVTELASLLPFLPELEEISLSWNGCVGGTLKTLTAQFHHVKLLKVLRLNNCRLSAEDVTSLGEAFEIVPQLEELDLSWNSNIGGKLSLLTKKLRKGSKIKLLKITDCNLTAKDGESLAEILNVLPNLEVLDLSINKHIGCSMKVIAQDLKNVPGLKELNLHMCGLKQDSLQGLDTALQHLTALRKLDISCNKEIGGGFKDSTAHLASLKNLEVLDLHQCCVTEEDMSVLSQVIPLLSSLQELNLSWNKNIGVSSDPLLGRLRFLPKLKSVAISNCGLGMESFSSLAEAALHLPELEILDLSWNKCVGGNLKLLLGALKLATEIQVLRLSSCNLVAEDLALLTLLSHDGHLARLQKLDLSYNNTISDEGWMVFCQGLTVFKELSELDVSLRPSSCRACGTWFSELLAALTKLPALAELGMQRWVLSELQRKQLEGFNQDNKRNIRFDC from the exons ATGGAAAAGACAG GAGACACACAGAGTTGCCAGAACAAGAATGAGGAAGACATCCCAAAGAGTTCCCCATTTGACTTTGTTATAAAACAGTTCCAAGGGAAGAAATCCTcttctggaaagagaaaagagcagccttcagccatCCAGAAGTTCTTCAGTGGCTTTGACTTTGGGAAATCAGAAGGCAAGGAAAGACAAGAaattgaagaaacagaaataaacaactgTGGAGCTGATGATCAGAGTGAGAAGGAAAATCTCTCAGTAGAAG ATGAATCTTCGCAGCTGATTTCTGAAGCAGAGTCACCACCTGGTGAGCAGAGATTTAACCAGTTCATGCAGAAACTGGGAAAGAAACCCAACAGCAAGAACCTGGATCTCAATAATTGTGCATTAAGTGCAGCAGATGTAACAGAGCTGg cttctttacTGCCATTTCTCCCAGAGCTGGAAGAGATCAGCCTGTCCTGGAATGGTTGTGTTGGAGGGACTTTGAAAACCCTCACTGCTCAGTTCCATCATGTGAAGCTGCTAAAAGTCCTTCGACTTAACAACTGCAGGCTGTCAGCTGAGGATGTCACCTCCTTGG GAGAGGCATTTGAAATTGTTCCTCAGCTTGAAGAACTGGATTTATCATGGAACAGTAATATAGGTGGCAAACTATCACTCCTGACAAAAAAACTTCGGAAGGGAAGCAAGATTAAACTTCTGAAAATTACAGATTGTAACCTGACAGCCAAAGATGGAGAATCCCTTG ctGAAATACTAAATGTGCTCCCAAACCTTGAAGTATTAGATCTCTCTATCAACAAACACATTGGCTGCAGCATGAAGGTCATTGCTCAGGATCTGAAAAATGTACCAGGCCTCAAGGAGCTGAACTTGCACATGTGTGGATTAAAGCAGGACAGCCTCCAGGGCTTAG ACACTGCTTTACAGCACCTTACAGCACTAAGAAAATTAGACATATCGTGTAACAAAGAGATTGGTGGTGGCTTTAAAGACTCAACAGCTCATTTGGCCAGCTTGAAAAATCTCGAAGTCCTTGACCTCCACCAGTGCTGTGTAACAGAAGAAGACATGAGCGTTTTGT CCCAGGTCATACCTTTACTCTCCAGTCTTCAAGAGCTGAATTTATCCTGGAATAAAAACATAGGAGTCTCATCTGATCCTCTTCTCGGCAGACTCAGATTTTTACCAAAGTTGAAATCTGTGGCCATCAGCAATTGTGGTTTAGGCATGGAGTCCTTTTCATCACTAG CTGAGGCTGCCCTTCACCTTCCTGAACTGGAGATATTAGACCTTTCTTGGAATAAGTGCGTTGGTGGAAACCTAAAGCTGCTTTTGGGAGCACTAAAGCTTGCAACGGAGATTCAAGTGTTAAGACTGAGCAGCTGTAACTTGGTGGCTGAAGATTTGGCGCTTCTAA CATTACTGTCACACGATGGCCACCTAGCCAGGTTACAGAAGCTGGATTTGAGTTATAATAACACCATCTCTGATGAAGGGTGGATGGTTTTCTGTCAAGGCTTAACAGTATTCAAAGAACTCTCAGAGCTGGATGTCAGTCTTCGTCCATCATCCTGCCGTGCCTGtgggacatggttcagtgagTTGTTAGCAGCACTGACAAAACTGCCTGCAttggcagagctggggatgcAAAGATGGGTCCTTTCAGAATTGCAGCGTAAACAGCTGGAAGGCTTTAATCaagacaacaaaagaaacattcGTTTTGACTGTTGA
- the LRRIQ4 gene encoding leucine-rich repeat and IQ domain-containing protein 4: protein MAESQQSMEVSTEDTHYPKGDPIGFEDNHVMTAQEQPVNEVPEKEALIPKHATDRIFFIDLANKHLQIIPPEVFSLEHLEELHMEKNLIVNIPKEIKLLKNMKVLYLDHNRIRDICDELGMLKSILSLDLSNNPLSYSSLLVISNLQSLHQLRLYQINLHEIPVQICKYLHLIELLGLSDNNLQCLPKEIVNLKKLKEIYLKNNRFEKFPIELCKNVSLEIIDLEQNLISHIPEEIGSLTNLVKLFLAFNNLSSIPPTLQHCQKLAVLDLSHNPLHKLPPVLNSLTEKSELGLSDNSLEELPAQTGSWTSLTHLYLRNSGLHRVHMSFTSLTSVRVLDLSENCFDEIPKGICSMKNLEILNLDDNQIQEIPAEIQELTNLKCLSLSKNQFNNFPVEIFLVGSLEKLYLGQNKGVKLTSLPEDIIKLQNLKELHIENNCLEYLPPAVGSLTHLRILDCHNNLLKKLPESLGQMQGLQQLLLQNNQLSSLPEDLNSLKQLQVILVDGNPMTDPPIELCCQGTSAILQYLWQKRHKKAKASKIRNIWQGLITKKGIRPFLAFNSMTNKKKEKKGKEKGKQKPGKEAKAKK from the exons ATGGCTGAGTCTCAGCAGAGCATGGAGGTCAGTACAGAGGACACTCATTACCCTAAAGGTGACCCCATTGGCTTTGAGGATAATCACGTTATGACTGCACAAGAGCAACCAGTGAATGAAGTACCAGAGAAGGAAGCTCTGATTCCCAAGCATGCCACagataggattttttttattgatttagCCAATAAGCATCTGCAAATCATCCCACCTGAGGTCTTCAGTCTAGAGCATCTGGAAGAGCTGCACATGGAGAAGAACCTGATAGTAAACATCCCGAAAGAAATAAAACTCCTGAAGAACATGAAGGTTCTCTACTTGGATCACAATCGCATACGGGACATATGTGATGAGCTGGGAATGTTGAAAAGTATTCTGAGCTTAGATTTAAGTAACAACCCCCTCTCTTACAGTTCTCTGCTGGTAATCAGCAACTTGCAGTCCCTTCACCAGCTCAGGCTCTATCAAATAAACTTGCATGAAATCCCAGTGCAGATCTGCAAATACCTCCATCTCATTGAACTTCTTGGGCTTTCTGACAATAATCTACAGTGTCTGCCAAAAGAAATAGTGAACCTGAAAAAACTCAAGGAAATTTACCTCAAAAACAATAGGTTTGAAAAATTTCCCATCGAGCTTTGTAAAAATGTTAGTTTAGAAATAATAGATCTGGAACAAAATCTGATCAGTCACATCCCAGAAGAGATAGGCTCTTTGACGAACTTAGTTAAGCTATTTTTAGCTTTTAATAACTTATCTTCCATTCCTCCTACGCTGCAACACTGCCAGAAGCTGGCGGTGCTGGATCTGTCTCATAATCCCCTGCACAAGCTTCCCCCAGTTTTGAACAGCCTCACTGAAAAGAGTGAACTCGGCCTGTCTGATAACAGCCTGGAGGAGCTGCCAGCCCAGACAGGCTCTTGGACATCACTTACCCATCTTTATCTGAGGAACAGCGGGCTGCACAGAGTACACATGTCCTTCACCAGCCTCACCAGTGTCAGGGTACTCGATCTGAGTGAAAATTGCTTTGATGAAATTCCTAAAGGAATATGCTCCATGAAAAACCTGGAGATATTGAACCTGGATGACAATCAAATACAGGAG ATACCAGCAGAAATACAAGAACTGACAAATTTAAAATGCCTCAGCCTGTCCAAAAATCAATTCAACAACTTTCCAGTGGAAATCTTTCTCGTGGGGTCATTAGAGAAATTATATCTGGGACAAAATAAAGGAGTTAAACTGACAAGTCTGCCAGAAGATATCATCAAACTGCAG AATCTGAAAGAACTGCATATAGAGAATAATTGTCTGGAGTACCTGCCTCCAGCTGTTGGCTCACTGACCCACTTGAGAATACTTGACTGTCACAACAATCTCCTTAAGAAGCTCCCAGAGTCTCTAGGCCAAATGCAAG GTTTGCAGCAACTGCTCCTTCAGAACAATCAGCTGTCCAGCCTCCCTGAGGATTTGAACAGCCTGAAGCAGCTGCAGGTGATCCTTGTGGATGGGAACCCTATGACAGATCCTCCCATTGAACTGTGCTGTCAGGGGACATCTGCTATCCTGCAGTACTTATGGCAAAAAAGACATAAGAAAGCCAAGGCTTCAAAG ATCCGAAATATTTGGCAAGGGCTGATTACAAAGAAGGGGATCAGACCTTTCTTGGCATTTAACAGtatgacaaacaaaaaaaaggaaaagaaaggaaaagagaaaggaaaacaaaagcctggaaaagaagcaaaagccAAAAAGTGA